In Raphanus sativus cultivar WK10039 chromosome 5, ASM80110v3, whole genome shotgun sequence, the following proteins share a genomic window:
- the LOC108861587 gene encoding phosphoenolpyruvate/phosphate translocator 2, chloroplastic: MLLITPYPRLVSPLIATNSTPESSFTRRARASSSSSCSSYPWLFLKPNRRFNGFKLKSATVPGDVESGSLVKGLKLGGMFGVWYLLNIYYNIFNKQVLRVYPYPATVTAFQLGCGTLMISIMWLLKLHPRPKVSPSQFPAILRLAAAHTLGNLLTNVSLGRVNVSFTHTIKAMEPFFTVLFSVLLLGEWPSLWIVCSLLPIVAGVSLASFTEASFNWIGFCSAMASNVTNQSRNVLSKKFMVEKEALDNINLFSIITIISFVLLVPVAILIDGFKFTPSQLQLATSQGLSAKEFCIMSLLAGVCLHSYQQVSYMILEMVSPVTHSVGNCVKRVVVIGSSILFFKTPVSPLNSIGTATALAGVYLYTRAKRVNPNPNSKTS; this comes from the exons ATGCTTTTAATAACTCCATATCCGAGACTTGTGTCTCCGTTAATAGCTACCAATTCTACTCCTGAATCATCATTCACAAGAAGAGCCagagcttcttcctcttcttcatgtTCCTCTTATCCATGGCTGTTCCTGAAACCTAACCGTAGATTCAATGGCTTCAAGCTCAAGTCAGCTACAGTTCCGGGAGATGTTGAATCTGGAAGTTTGGTCAAAGGGCTGAAGCTAGGAGGCATGTTCGGAGTTTGGTATCTTCTCAATATCTACTACAACATCTTCAACAAACAG GTACTTAGGGTTTATCCATATCCAGCAACTGTAACAGCATTTCAGCTAGGGTGTGGAACGTTGATGATATCAATAATGTGGCTCCTCAAACTCCATCCTCGCCCAAAAGTTTCTCCCTctcag TTTCCGGCGATATTACGGCTAGCAGCAGCTCACACATTAGGAAACTTGTTAACGAATGTGAGCTTGGGAAGAGTAAACGTCTCTTTCACCCACACAATCAAAGCAATGGAGCCTTTCTTCACCGTCTTGTTCTCTGTTCTCTTGCTCGGCGAG TGGCCGAGTTTATGGATTGTCTGTTCGTTGCTACCAATAGTCGCTGGAGTTTCTTTAGCATCTTTCACAGAAGCTTCTTTTAATTG GATTGGTTTCTGCAGCGCAATGGCATCTAATGTAACGAACCAATCACGCAACGTTCTCAGTAAAAAATTCATGGTTGAAAAG GAAGCTTTGGACAACATCAACCTTTTCTCTATAATAACCATTATCTCCTTTGTCTTATTGGTTCCTGTAGCAATCCTCATTGATGGGTTTAAGTTTACTCCCTCACAGTTACAACTAGCT ACAAGTCAGGGTTTGTCTGCAAAAGAGTTTTGCATCATGTCTCTCCTTGCTGGTGTTTGCTTGCATAGCTACCAACAG GTATCGTATATGATCTTAGAGATGGTGTCACCAGTGACACACTCTGTTGGGAACTGCGTGAAGCGTGTGGTGGTTATAGGATCATCCATTCTTTTCTTCAAAACTCCAGTCTCGCCTCTTAACTCCATAG GTACGGCCACTGCACTAGCTGGAGTTTACTTGTACACCAGAGCCAAGAGAGTCAATCCAAACCCAAATTCAAAAACTTCCTGA
- the LOC108861591 gene encoding oleosin S1-2 yields the protein MADVRTHRHQVQVHPLRQHEGGIKVLYPQSGPSSTQVLAVVAGVPVGGTLLTLAGLTLAGSVIGLMLAFPLFLIFSPVIVPAAFVIGLAMTGFMASGAIGLTGLSSMSWVLNHIRRVRERVPEELEEAKQRLADMAEYVGQRTKDAGQTIEDKAHDVRESKTYDVRDRDTKGHTASGGDRDTKTTREVRVATT from the exons ATGGCGGACGTTCGCACACATCGACACCAGGTTCAAGTGCACCCTCTACGTCAGCACGAAGGAGGCATCAAAGTGCTTTATCCCCAGAGTGGGCCTTCTTCCACTCAG GTTCTAGCCGTGGTCGCAGGTGTACCTGTTGGAGGGACGCTGTTAACTCTGGCTGGTTTAACTTTAGCCGGTTCAGTTATAGGACTAATGCTTGCATTCCCGCTGTTCCTCATATTCAGCCCGGTTATCGTACCAGCAGCCTTTGTGATCGGTTTAGCAATGACAGGATTCATGGCGTCAGGGGCAATAGGGCTCACGGGACTATCGTCGATGTCGTGGGTACTGAACCACATCCGAAGAGTAAGGGAACGTGTGCCGGAGGAGCTGGAGGAAGCAAAGCAGCGTTTGGCTGACATGGCCGAGTATGTGGGGCAGAGGACAAAAGATGCTGGGCAGACTATAGAAGACAAAGCTCACGATGTACGAGAGAGCAAGACTTATGATGTCCGAGACAGAGACACAAAGGGTCATACAGCCTCAGGAGGAGACAGGGACACCAAGACTACTCGCGAGGTTCGAGTGGCAACTACATGA
- the LOC108861586 gene encoding putative pentatricopeptide repeat-containing protein At3g01580 — protein sequence MTKRSLYQWNTLLKSLSRDKQWQQVLSQFSLMFLGEEKPDNFTIPVALKACVELRQVKYGEIIHGFLNKDASLASDLYVSSALIDMYAKCGRMTQALRVFDELENPDLVTWSSMVSGFERNGFPFEAVELFRRMAISSHVCPDRVTLITLVSACTKLSDPKLGRCVHGFVMRRGFQKDLSLVNSLLNCYAKSRAFKEALHLFKMMAEKDVISWSTVIACYVQNGAANEALRVFNEMMVSGTEPNAATMLSVFQACAASHDLEQGRKSHELATRKGIEAEVKLSTALVDMYMKCFSPEEAYAVFSRIPKKDVVSWVALISGFTLNGMVHRSTEEFSKILHENNTRPDAILMVKVLKACSDLGFLEQAECFHSYVIKFGFDSNPFVGASLVELYSRCGSLGSACKVFNEITLKDTVVWTSLITGYGIHGKGNKALETFDQMVKSSEVEPNEVTFLSVLSACSHSGLIHEGLKIFELMVSQYGLVPNLEHYAVLVDLLGRAGELDTAIEITKRMPFSPTPQILGALLGACRIHQNGEMAETVAKKLFERESNHAGYYMLMSNMYGVKGEWENVEKLRNAVRNRGIKKGLAESLVQIKRKVHRFVVDDNMHPENDPVYGLVKELDLHMKQDLEDSAYFETEGGSL from the coding sequence ATGACCAAGAGGAGCTTATATCAGTGGAACACTCTTCTTAAGAGTTTATCCAGAGATAAACAATGGCAACAAGTTTTGTCTCAGTTTAGTCTAATGTTTCTCGGTGAAGAAAAGCCTGATAACTTCACCATTCCAGTTGCTCTCAAGGCCTGCGTTGAGTTGCGCCAAGTTAAGTATGGAGAAATCATTCACGGGTTCCTCAACAAGGATGCTTCCCTTGCGTCTGACCTTTATGTCAGCTCTGCTCTGATtgatatgtatgccaaatgtgGGAGGATGACCCAAGCTTTGAGAGTATTTGACGAGTTGGAGAATCCTGATTTAGTCACGTGGTCTTCTATGGTTTCTGGCTTTGAGAGGAATGGTTTTCCCTTTGAGGCCGTTGAGCTTTTCAGGAGAATGGCCATCTCTTCCCATGTTTGTCCTGATCGGGTGACTTTAATCACCCTAGTTTCTGCATGTACGAAACTATCTGATCCAAAACTTGGGAGGTGTGTGCATGGTTTTGTGATGCGGAGAGGatttcaaaaggatttgtcttTAGTGAATTCTCTACTGAATTGTTATGCCAAGTCGAGAGCTTTCAAAGAAGCGCTTCATTTGTTCAAGATGATGGCAGAGAAAGATGTTATATCTTGGAGCACTGTGATTGCTTGCTACGTTCAAAATGGAGCTGCTAATGAAGCACTGCGTGTCTTCAATGAAATGATGGTTAGCGGAACAGAACCTAATGCAGCTACTATGCTCAGTGTGTTTCAAGCTTGTGCAGCTTCTCATGATCTAGAGCAAGGTAGGAAGAGCCATGAATTAGCCACTAGGAAAGGCATTGAGGCAGAAGTGAAACTCTCCACTGCTCTAGTTGATATGTATATGAAGTGTTTCTCCCCCGAGGAAGCTTATGCTGTTTTCTCCAGGATTCCGAAGAAAGATGTGGTCTCTTGGGTTGCGTTGATAAGCGGTTTTACATTAAATGGAATGGTTCACAGATCAACTGAGGAATTTTCCAAGATTCTGCATGAAAATAATACAAGGCCTGATGCTATTCTCATGGTGAAGGTACTTAAGGCATGTTCGGATTTGGGCTTTCTCGAACAAGCTGAATGCTTTCATAGTTATGTGATCAAATTCGGATTTGACAGTAACCCGTTTGTCGGAGCCTCCCTTGTTGAGCTTTATTCGAGATGTGGGAGTCTAGGCAGTGCTTGTAAAGTGTTCAATGAGATAACTTTAAAGGACACCGTGGTTTGGACCTCTTTGATCACTGGTTATGGAATACATGGGAAGGGCAATAAAGCACTGGAGACGTTTGATCAAATGGTCAAGAGCTCAGAAGTTGAGCCTAATGAAGTGACATTTCTCTCAGTCTTGTCTGCTTGTAGTCACTCAGGTTTGATTCACGAAGGATTGAAAATATTTGAGTTGATGGTGAGTCAGTACGGACTTGTTCCCAACTTAGAACACTATGCTGTATTGGTTGATCTTCTTGGTCGTGCAGGAGAACTAGACACTGCCATCGAAATCACAAAGCGGATGCCTTTTTCACCAACACCTCAAATCTTGGGTGCTCTCTTAGGCGCGTGTAGGATTCATCAGAATGGTGAGATGGCAGAAACTGTTGCAAAGAAGCTGTTTGAACGGGAATCTAATCATGCTGGTTATTACATGTTGATGTCGAATATGTATGGGGTTAAGGGAGAATGGGAAAATGTGGAAAAGTTGAGAAATGCAGTGAGGAACAGAGGAATTAAAAAAGGATTGGCAGAGAGTTTGGTTCAGATAAAAAGAAAGGTCCATAGATTTGTGGTTGATGATAATATGCATCCTGAGAATGACCCGGTTTATGGATTGGTAAAGGAGCTGGATTTGCATATGAAACAGGACTTGGAGGATTCTGCGTATTTTGAAACTGAGGGAGGCAGCTTGTGA
- the LOC108861590 gene encoding putative glucose-6-phosphate 1-epimerase isoform X1: MPLNFGNDVDGSSRILLNEPRGSTALVLLFGGQVISWKNERREELLFMSTKAQYMPPKIIRGGIPVCFPQFGNFGGLERHGFARNRFWSLDDDPSPLPPANKQSSVDLILKSTEDDLKIWPHRYVADPHLFLCFSSSSSSMPFDILNSSASSLLGSYANFIISRRSFELRVRISISFGKLTLIPRVRNIDSKPFSFMFALRNYLHVSDISEVRVEGLETLDYLDNLKGKERFTEQADAITFDGEIDRVYLNTPTKIAVIDHERKRTIELRKEGMPNAVVWNPWDKKAKSIADMGDEDYMTMLCVDSGAIEPQVLLKPGEEWKGRQELSIVSSSYCSGQLDPRKVLYGDS; the protein is encoded by the exons ATGCCTTTGAATTTCGGCAACGATGTGGATGGATCGTCCCGGATTCTTTTGAATGAGCCTCGCGGATCTACTGCTCTG gtGCTTCTGTTTGGAGGACAGGTCATCTCTTGGAAAAATGAAAGGAGGGAAGAACTTCTTTTTATGAGCACTAAG gCTCAGTATATGCCTCCCAAGATCATCAGAGGAGGAATACCTGTTTGCTTTCCTCAG TTTGGAAACTTTGGTGGACTTGAGCGACATGGGTTTGCCCGCAACAGATTTTGGTCTCTTGATGACGATCCTTCCCCTCTGCCTCCTGCCAACAAACAATCATCTGTTGATCTGATTCTCAAGTCCACCGAAGATGACCTCAAGATCTGGCCTCACAGGTACGTGGCAGACCCCCAtctttttctctgtttctcatcttcttcttcttctatgccttttgatattttgaattcCTCTGCTTCATCTCTTTTGGGTAGCTATGCTAACTTCATAATTTCTCGGCGCAGCTTTGAACTCCGTGTACGAATCTCTATCAGCTTTGGGAAACTTACTTTGATCCCTCGTGTGAGGAACATTGACTCAAAGCCATTCTCTTTCATGTTTGCTCTTCGAAACTACTTACACGTATCGGACATAAG TGAAGTACGGGTTGAGGGTCTGGAGACACTTGATTATCTAGACAACTTGAAGGGTAAAGAAAGATTCACCGAGCAAGCAGACGCAATTACCTTTGACGGTGAG ATTGATAGGGTGTACTTGAACACACCAACGAAGATTGCGGTCATAGACCATGAGCGGAAGAGAACCATCGAACTGCGAAAGGAAGGCATGCCCAATGCAG TAGTGTGGAACCCTTGGGACAAAAAGGCAAAGAGCATAGCTGATATGGGGGATGAAGATTACATGACGATGCTGTGTGTAGATTCTGGAGCTATCGAACCTCAGGTTTTGTTGAAGCCTGGTGAAGAGTGGAAAGGCAGACAAGAACTCTCTATCGTCTCGTCAAGCTACTGCAGCGGACAGCTTGATCCACGCAAGGTTCTTTACGGAGATAGCTGA
- the LOC108861590 gene encoding putative glucose-6-phosphate 1-epimerase isoform X2: MPLNFGNDVDGSSRILLNEPRGSTALVLLFGGQVISWKNERREELLFMSTKAQYMPPKIIRGGIPVCFPQFGNFGGLERHGFARNRFWSLDDDPSPLPPANKQSSVDLILKSTEDDLKIWPHSFELRVRISISFGKLTLIPRVRNIDSKPFSFMFALRNYLHVSDISEVRVEGLETLDYLDNLKGKERFTEQADAITFDGEIDRVYLNTPTKIAVIDHERKRTIELRKEGMPNAVVWNPWDKKAKSIADMGDEDYMTMLCVDSGAIEPQVLLKPGEEWKGRQELSIVSSSYCSGQLDPRKVLYGDS; the protein is encoded by the exons ATGCCTTTGAATTTCGGCAACGATGTGGATGGATCGTCCCGGATTCTTTTGAATGAGCCTCGCGGATCTACTGCTCTG gtGCTTCTGTTTGGAGGACAGGTCATCTCTTGGAAAAATGAAAGGAGGGAAGAACTTCTTTTTATGAGCACTAAG gCTCAGTATATGCCTCCCAAGATCATCAGAGGAGGAATACCTGTTTGCTTTCCTCAG TTTGGAAACTTTGGTGGACTTGAGCGACATGGGTTTGCCCGCAACAGATTTTGGTCTCTTGATGACGATCCTTCCCCTCTGCCTCCTGCCAACAAACAATCATCTGTTGATCTGATTCTCAAGTCCACCGAAGATGACCTCAAGATCTGGCCTCACAG CTTTGAACTCCGTGTACGAATCTCTATCAGCTTTGGGAAACTTACTTTGATCCCTCGTGTGAGGAACATTGACTCAAAGCCATTCTCTTTCATGTTTGCTCTTCGAAACTACTTACACGTATCGGACATAAG TGAAGTACGGGTTGAGGGTCTGGAGACACTTGATTATCTAGACAACTTGAAGGGTAAAGAAAGATTCACCGAGCAAGCAGACGCAATTACCTTTGACGGTGAG ATTGATAGGGTGTACTTGAACACACCAACGAAGATTGCGGTCATAGACCATGAGCGGAAGAGAACCATCGAACTGCGAAAGGAAGGCATGCCCAATGCAG TAGTGTGGAACCCTTGGGACAAAAAGGCAAAGAGCATAGCTGATATGGGGGATGAAGATTACATGACGATGCTGTGTGTAGATTCTGGAGCTATCGAACCTCAGGTTTTGTTGAAGCCTGGTGAAGAGTGGAAAGGCAGACAAGAACTCTCTATCGTCTCGTCAAGCTACTGCAGCGGACAGCTTGATCCACGCAAGGTTCTTTACGGAGATAGCTGA
- the LOC108861589 gene encoding SUPPRESSOR OF GAMMA RESPONSE 1, with product MASAWIVDGPGMASKVKNASLSSPLQTRDSGACIQCPNCYFRIDNSNVPVPCPGLPKGVKFEPTDENIIEFLEAKCGVGASKPHVLIEEFIRPVTEDVGINYTHPENLPGANKDGVSAFFFHTTVQAYGTGQRKRRKITPTCLNEEPVRWHKTGKTKHVLLNGVQRGCKKIMVLYKSALNGSKPEKTNWVLHQYHLGTEGNERGEYVVSKITYQKEKVKDEGESSSGVRGGPTTPMTNTPTPPRPLDGVVAEDEKAFDDDKMFDPFYEGLDSIPEAALWSKKAKREEDVVGVKVSEDNLTCNESIEASSVWENQLLPNPSLGELDGFALSDLENADLGTPPDFLTLASQDSLMNWMGWL from the exons ATGGCGAG tGCTTGGATTGTAGATGGCCCAGGAATGGCTTCCAAAGTGAAGAATGCTTCTCTCTCTTCACCTTTGCAGACCAGAGACAGTGGAGCTTGTATCCAGTGCCCCAACTGCTATTTCCGCATTGACAACTCCAAT GTGCCGGTTCCATGCCCTGGCCTTCCTAAAGGTGTCAAGTTCGAGCCAACTGATGAGAATATCATCGAGTTCTTGGAAGCTAAATGTGGGGTTGGTGCCTCTAAACCCCACGTCCTTATCGAGGAGTTCATTCGCCCAGTCACTGAAGATGTTGGAATCAATTACACTCACCCTGAAAACCTTCCTG GTGCAAACAAAGATGGAGTAAGTGCCTTCTTCTTTCACACCACTGTTCAAGCATATGGAACAGGACAAAGGAAACGCAGAAAGATCACACCCACATGCCTGAACGAGGAGCCAGTTAGGTGGCACAAAACAGGCAAAACCAAGCATGTGCTGCTCAACGGAGTGCAAAGGGGTTGCAAGAAGATAATGGTGCTCTACAAGAGCGCTCTAAACGGATCAAAGCCTGAGAAAACAAACTGGGTTCTGCACCAGTACCATCTGGGTACGGAAGGGAACGAGAGAGGAGAGTATGTTGTTTCAAAGATCACATATCAGAAGGAGAAAGTAAAGGATGAAGGGGAGAGTTCTTCAGGGGTTAGAGGTGGCCCAACAACACCCATGACGAATACTCCTACACCACCTAGACCTCTAGATGGTGTTGTTGCTGAAGATGAAAAAGCTTTTGATGATGACAAGATGTTTGATCCATTTTATGAG GGACTGGACAGCATTCCAGAAGCTGCTTTGTGGTCCAAGAAAGCTAAAAGGGAAGAAGATGTGGTGGGTGTAAAGGTTAGTGAAGATAACTTGACATGCAATGAAAGCATCGAAGCATCATCTGTTTGGGAGAACCAGCTTCTCCCCAATCCTAGCCTCGGGGAATTAGATGGTTTTGCGCTTTCAGATCTGGAGAATGCAGATTTGGGGACTCCCCCTGATTTCCTCACT TTAGCTTCACAGGATAGCTTGATGAATTGGATGGGATGGCTGTGA